A portion of the Scleropages formosus chromosome 13, fSclFor1.1, whole genome shotgun sequence genome contains these proteins:
- the LOC108929647 gene encoding ubiquitin-conjugating enzyme E2 B, which translates to MSTPARRRLMRDFKRLQEDPPSGVSGAPSENNIMLWNAVIFGPEGTPFEDGTFKLVIEFSEEYPNKPPTVRFISKMFHPNVYADGSICLDILQNRWSPTYDVSSILTSIQSLLDEPNPNSPANSQAAQLYQENKREYEKRVSATVEQSWIDS; encoded by the exons ATGTCCACTCCGGCCAGACGGCGCCTCATGAGGGACTTCAAACG GCTTCAAGAGGACCCTCCCAGTGGAGTGAGTGGTGCTCcctcagaaaacaatataatgCTGTGGAATGCAGTCATATTTGG ACCTGAAGGTACCCCATTTGAAGATG GAACTTTTAAACTTGTGATAGAATTCTCAGAGGAATATCCAAACAAGCCTCCCACAGTTCGATTCATCTCCAAAATGTTCCATCCAAATG TTTATGCAGATGGGAGTATATGTTTAGATATCCTTCAGAACCGCTGGAGCCCTACATATGATGTCTCATCAATTTTAACTTCTATTCAG TCCCTGTTGGACGAGCCGAACCCCAACAGCCCAGCCAACAGCCAGGCAGCCCAGCTTTACCAGGAAAACAAGCGGGAGTATGAGAAGAGGGTGTCTGCCACTGTGGAGCAAAGCTGGATTGACTCCTAA